In Yamadazyma tenuis chromosome 7, complete sequence, the sequence AATATTCTCCGGCACTAATAATCAACACAACTGATTGTTTGTGGTAGGCCGTATGGGATGACTCAAATGAAAAGGAATCCCAGCTATGCAATAAATACAAAGGATAATGAGGGAATCAACAAATCAGTCGACAGGAGTGAATTCACAAGGATTGACGAATATCTGCAAACGTCTATTGTTCGAAATAAACCAACAAATGCAATGACAAACTTTCAGAACCACAATGGAGGATAGATAGGTTGTTACGAATTTTTACCTTATGTAAAATTTGTCATTTCACCCTTTTGCGAGGTGGTCCCGACACGCCCCGCAGGTGCGAATTGTTCGGCTGAGCAAAGCCAACTGAACTGTGGATGCGAAAAAGGTGTATGCTATGCTGACTATATACTATGTTACTAAGTACGAACTGTTGATGCCAAAACTAAGGTCGTCATCGAATTGGATATCTGAAAGCGTGTACTTATGTGTGGACGCTTCTGGGACCGGTTGCTCGTCCACAGTGGTGGCCACCGAGTCGAAAGAAGCAGCAAATGAGTTGAGCGACTCGGGCGACATAACCACCAGACTCAGGCTTTGACTGTTGGACCTCGATGCTGGCccaaacttgaagtccaCATCAAGTTCTGCTGTCTCAATCGGCATATTGAGAAGGGTGTCAGTAGAACCGGTGGGTACTTCAATTTCAGCGACAGAATTGGTGGACCTAATGGATGTGATGGACTTGTGAGAAGCCATCGAGGTGTTGCGGACCACAGAAATGGAGTTGTTTCTGGAAATTGATTTGGCCGACGATGCTGTGGTATTTTTCCTAGTGATAGCAAGTGGCTTCTCTAGGCTATGGATCAGGCCTGTATCATTGACCAAGGTCTCGTCCGAGCGTTCACCCATCATGACGAGGTCATCGTGGGTATAGTAGAGTTTCTGTGAGCGGTACTGTACATCCACAGCATCGTATATGCGTGAATGGAGTCCAAAGAAAGAGCTTCCATCAATGGATAAAACCTTCAAATCGTCGACTGTTTCGACTGTTTCAAGTGAAATAATGCTCGTGTTGGAAGCAGGAAGAATAGTACCACACAGTCTCTGGCCCGCGATATCGTCAGCCTGGTTGGCCACCGGGTCGAACTGAACACTATTGAGCCCTTCTTTAACACCGCACCGTTGTAAATCGTAATCGTAGTCGGTGATATCACTCGTCAAATCCCAATGAATAATGTGTCCATTACGGCCACCACTGAaaagatcaccatcaacCCATTGCATACTGCTAACCAGGCTGCCATGCTGGGCATTTAGTGTTCCGAAACAATCTTGTTTTCTCACATCCCACAACCTTATTACTCCATCCAAATGgctggctgcgaaaatatACTCGTCGTCGGAccatttgatcaaattggaACCCAACTTGGTTTTCTTGCACTCATTTTCAACTGCCCTGGGAACTGAAAATTGTGGGTCACGGAGGTCAAATATTGACACACCAAACCGTCCACAGATCCCGAGAACGTTGGCATTGGGAGAAGTATCGAAATTGGCAAGTCCGTTGATGCTGGTGATCGAAACAGGTTTAGGTCTGGCTGCTGCCGTACAATCATTAACATCCCagttgaagagattgtTATCATAGATACTGATCAACAGCCGGTTTGAGTTGAATGCCATTTTATCGATTTTAGATGAAGACTGGTGGAGGATGCTCGAGTCTTTGTTAATAGACCGTAGATGTTTTCTGTGGTTGAATCTCTTTACTATTTCTGCACTTGTTTGATTTCCAGGCTCCGGTACCGATATCAAATGGCCGTACCCCTTGCTGTTACCGGTCACTAAAAGGTTTGATGTTCCTGGAACCCATTTCATGGCATGGATGTTTGGAAGTGAAATTGTGTTGTGGTGCTTGAGATATGCATCCTGAAGGTCGACCTCATAGATGAAGAGGTTGGAATTATCGTTTGCTGATGAAATGGCGAGGGTTCCATTATTATCATTTGTTTTTATGGCCATAGCtgtcaagttcatgttATTATCAGGGATTTTCCAATAGTTGGATTTGATGTTGAGTCTGTCAAGAGAGCagatcttgttgagaaTCTTTGTGTCTCTGGAAGTGTTGGGGTCGAAGATCCAAGAAGGGTTTCTTGTTTTGTACTCAACCAAGTCCAAACTCAGCTGGCTGCTTTCAGGACTTCTTCTGATGGCGTTTTGTCTGAAAAGGAGGGTGGGTTGGTAAAA encodes:
- the DSE1 gene encoding daughter-specific expression- protein (EggNog:ENOG503P64E; COG:S), which translates into the protein MDFYQPTLLFRQNAIRRSPESSQSSLDLVEYKTRNPSWIFDPNTSRDTKILNKICSLDRLNIKSNYWKIPDNNMNLTAMAIKTNDNNGTLAISSANDNSNLFIYEVDLQDAYLKHHNTISLPNIHAMKWVPGTSNLLVTGNSKGYGHLISVPEPGNQTSAEIVKRFNHRKHLRSINKDSSILHQSSSKIDKMAFNSNRSLISIYDNNLFNWDVNDCTAAARPKPVSITSINGLANFDTSPNANVLGICGRFGVSIFDLRDPQFSVPRAVENECKKTKLGSNLIKWSDDEYIFAASHLDGVIRLWDVRKQDCFGTLNAQHGSSVSSMQWVDGDLFSGGRNGHIIHWDLTSDITDYDYDLQRCGVKEGLNSVQFDPVANQADDIAGQRSCGTILPASNTSIISLETVETVDDLKVLSIDGSSFFGLHSRIYDAVDVQYRSQKLYYTHDDLVMMGERSDETLVNDTGSIHSLEKPLAITRKNTTASSAKSISRNNSISVVRNTSMASHKSITSIRSTNSVAEIEVPTGSTDTLLNMPIETAELDVDFKFGPASRSNSQSSSSVVMSPESLNSFAASFDSVATTVDEQPVPEASTHKYTLSDIQFDDDLSFGINSSYLVT